A window of the Sphaerobacter thermophilus DSM 20745 genome harbors these coding sequences:
- a CDS encoding 2-hydroxyacid dehydrogenase encodes MRIAVSRVIPEVGLNLLREAGDVTVWEGELPPSRDELVRLAEGADGLLTLLTERVDGDLLDRLPSVRVVSNMAVGFDNIDVAACTERGVAVCTTPDVLTETTADLAFGLLLAVARRIPEGHNAVRAGAWRTWEPMGYLGPDVHGATLGIVGLGRIGQAVARRARGFNMRVLYHAPRRRPEVEEELGAEWRELDALLAESDFVSLHVPLNEQTRGMIGREQLRRMKPSAVLINTARGPVVQTDALLEAMEQGWIWGAGLDVTDPEPLPADHPLLRYPRVVVTPHIASASFTTRARMAELAARNLLAVLRGESPPRCLNPEVLTRD; translated from the coding sequence GTGCGGATCGCGGTGAGCCGGGTCATCCCGGAAGTCGGCCTCAACCTGCTCCGAGAAGCGGGCGATGTGACTGTTTGGGAGGGAGAGCTCCCACCGAGCCGCGACGAACTGGTGCGGCTGGCCGAGGGAGCCGATGGCCTGCTGACATTGCTCACCGAGCGGGTGGACGGGGATCTGCTCGACCGGCTACCGTCGGTGAGAGTCGTCAGCAATATGGCAGTCGGGTTCGACAACATCGATGTCGCCGCGTGTACGGAGCGTGGCGTCGCGGTATGCACCACGCCCGATGTGCTGACCGAGACGACGGCCGATCTGGCTTTCGGTCTCCTGCTGGCGGTGGCGCGGCGGATTCCGGAGGGACACAACGCGGTGCGCGCGGGCGCCTGGCGCACGTGGGAGCCGATGGGCTACCTGGGGCCGGATGTCCACGGTGCGACGCTGGGTATCGTCGGGCTCGGCCGGATCGGGCAAGCGGTTGCCCGACGCGCGCGTGGTTTCAATATGCGCGTCCTTTATCACGCTCCGCGGCGCCGTCCCGAGGTTGAGGAGGAGCTCGGGGCCGAGTGGCGGGAACTGGACGCCCTGCTCGCTGAGAGCGACTTTGTCAGCCTGCACGTCCCGTTGAACGAGCAGACTCGCGGGATGATCGGCCGTGAACAACTCCGGCGCATGAAGCCGAGTGCGGTGCTGATCAACACTGCCCGCGGACCTGTCGTGCAGACGGATGCCTTGCTGGAGGCGATGGAGCAAGGCTGGATCTGGGGCGCCGGGCTCGACGTGACCGACCCTGAGCCCTTGCCCGCTGATCATCCCCTGTTGCGGTACCCGCGCGTCGTGGTGACGCCGCACATTGCGAGCGCGAGCTTCACCACGCGAGCGCGGATGGCGGAACTGGCGGCGCGGAACCTGCTCGCTGTCCTGCGCGGTGAGTCGCCGCCACGCTGCCTGAATCCGGAGGTACTCACACGTGACTGA
- the holA gene encoding DNA polymerase III subunit delta, protein MILILHGTNRLAIDERVQHLRAEHDPAGITTTVVERAAEHLGELRSACLSPGFFGATRLVIARDLLVGGGGGRGRRTSADRVEALALLASVPETTVLIVAESEIKPADERELRSKVPGATIERHDVPRGRDLVEWVRTRARRYDATIEAETAAQLLEALFPTSWRAVARRDDVPPDLYRLDAEVAKLATAAGPSQEITRDLVGALVPDAEATNIWGLTDAIVAGDVAGAVREVERALATGTPAEMLLGQLASQFEVFAVLAAGQAQSAAALAAETGISEGRLRQASRTASRFPYERIARGLAALREIDVATKQGQAEAADLLVGTVARLAAGR, encoded by the coding sequence GTGATCCTGATCCTCCACGGCACCAATCGGCTCGCGATCGACGAGCGTGTCCAGCATCTGCGTGCGGAGCACGACCCGGCTGGCATCACCACCACGGTTGTGGAGCGGGCGGCCGAGCACCTTGGAGAACTGCGCAGCGCCTGCCTGTCCCCCGGATTCTTCGGCGCGACTCGCCTCGTCATCGCGCGGGACCTCCTCGTCGGCGGGGGCGGCGGGCGCGGCCGCCGCACGAGCGCTGACCGAGTCGAGGCGCTGGCCCTTCTGGCCTCGGTCCCGGAAACCACCGTCCTGATCGTGGCCGAGTCGGAGATCAAGCCCGCCGACGAGCGTGAGCTGCGCTCCAAGGTACCCGGCGCGACCATCGAGCGACACGATGTCCCGCGCGGTCGTGATCTGGTGGAATGGGTTCGTACCCGCGCCCGGCGCTACGACGCAACGATCGAAGCCGAAACGGCTGCCCAGCTCCTCGAAGCCCTCTTCCCCACGTCCTGGCGTGCCGTCGCGCGGCGCGATGACGTGCCCCCCGACCTGTACCGCCTCGACGCGGAAGTGGCGAAGCTGGCAACCGCGGCGGGACCGAGTCAGGAGATCACGCGCGATCTCGTCGGGGCGCTGGTGCCCGATGCCGAAGCGACGAACATCTGGGGACTGACCGACGCCATCGTGGCAGGCGACGTGGCGGGTGCGGTGCGCGAGGTCGAGCGCGCGCTCGCGACCGGAACCCCTGCTGAGATGCTTCTCGGCCAGCTCGCGTCCCAGTTCGAGGTCTTCGCGGTGCTCGCGGCCGGTCAGGCGCAGAGCGCCGCCGCGCTCGCGGCTGAGACGGGGATCAGCGAAGGTCGCCTTAGGCAGGCGAGCCGTACTGCGAGTCGCTTCCCGTATGAGCGGATCGCGCGCGGCCTGGCCGCGCTGCGCGAGATCGACGTGGCGACCAAGCAGGGACAGGCAGAGGCGGCCGATCTGCTGGTTGGCACCGTCGCGCGCCTGGCCGCGGGCCGGTAG
- the rpsT gene encoding 30S ribosomal protein S20 has translation MPNTKSAAKRVRVAERRRMRNRIFRSSARTYIRKAERLIAAGDADAAATAVGDAISTLDRAAIKGIIHKNNAARRKARLMKKFNALIRGEE, from the coding sequence TTGCCCAACACGAAGTCTGCGGCGAAGCGCGTCCGCGTTGCCGAGCGACGACGTATGCGGAACCGGATCTTCCGGTCGTCGGCCCGCACCTACATTCGCAAGGCCGAGCGGCTGATTGCCGCGGGTGATGCCGATGCGGCGGCGACGGCCGTGGGCGACGCGATCAGCACGCTCGACCGGGCTGCCATCAAGGGCATCATCCACAAGAACAACGCGGCGCGGCGCAAGGCGCGGCTGATGAAGAAGTTCAACGCGCTGATCCGCGGCGAGGAATAG
- a CDS encoding cupin domain-containing protein, giving the protein MQVIRKGSAPVERGTTFTGETTLERYLAGGAEGISLSVVHFKDGSRTHWHEHPGEQILFILEGRGRVGTEDEEIEVGPGDVIYTGPGERHWHGAAPGASMTHISITRGGPPVWGEPPE; this is encoded by the coding sequence ATGCAGGTGATTCGCAAGGGATCCGCACCGGTTGAGCGCGGCACCACCTTTACGGGCGAGACGACGCTGGAGCGCTACCTCGCCGGTGGCGCGGAGGGTATCAGTCTCTCCGTGGTCCACTTCAAGGACGGGTCGCGCACCCACTGGCACGAGCACCCCGGTGAGCAGATCCTGTTCATTCTTGAGGGTCGGGGGCGCGTCGGGACGGAGGACGAGGAGATCGAGGTCGGGCCCGGCGACGTGATCTACACCGGCCCCGGTGAGCGGCACTGGCACGGCGCCGCTCCTGGCGCATCGATGACCCACATCAGCATCACCCGCGGCGGCCCGCCGGTATGGGGCGAACCGCCGGAGTGA
- the murJ gene encoding murein biosynthesis integral membrane protein MurJ, with amino-acid sequence MAANATIVAAAFVVSRVLGLLREILIARQFGTSGDYDAYVAAFRIPDLLFLVVMSGAFGSAFIPVFAGFLSRGEQDRAWRLASAVLTYTVLTLLVVGQLVFLFAGPLMRDIVAPGLAPPQQDLAVNITRLLLLSPLLLGLGAAAQGMLQAQDAFTLPAVAPILYNLGIIAGALLLAPTMGVYGLAVGVIVGAAGHAGIQFVGLIRRGMHFSPTLSRRVQGLGEVARLMAPRLVGQAAFQINFIVMTNFASRLGESKVSAINYAYQVFMLPHGVLALSLSTVIFPMMARQYELNQLDDLKVTLRGALGPLIFLTFPASVGLFAFRTSIVQVLFQFGSFSDESTRLVAQALAYFSVGLVAFAVVEAVTRAFYAMHDTRTPVTVAIVTVIANIALSAYLAPRLGHGGLALSIALTTIVEMAILLTVLYRRIGGLGRGLLESTIKAAAATAIMAVVALRFAGPLAQVTDPSDGRSIAGMVMFVVTLGATGITYLVSAYYLRAPELFETLDRVRSRLRRA; translated from the coding sequence GTGGCAGCCAATGCAACGATCGTCGCCGCCGCCTTCGTCGTCAGCCGCGTGCTCGGCCTGCTGCGCGAGATCCTGATCGCCCGGCAGTTCGGCACCAGCGGGGACTACGACGCCTACGTCGCCGCCTTCCGCATTCCGGACCTCCTCTTCCTCGTCGTGATGAGCGGCGCGTTCGGCTCGGCTTTCATCCCGGTCTTCGCCGGGTTCCTCAGCCGGGGAGAGCAGGACCGCGCCTGGCGCCTGGCCAGCGCGGTGCTCACGTACACCGTCCTCACCCTGCTCGTGGTGGGGCAGCTTGTGTTCCTCTTCGCCGGTCCGCTCATGCGAGACATCGTCGCACCCGGACTGGCGCCCCCGCAGCAAGACCTGGCGGTCAATATCACCCGCCTCCTGCTCCTGTCTCCCTTGCTGCTGGGGCTCGGTGCCGCGGCGCAGGGGATGCTCCAGGCCCAGGACGCCTTCACCCTGCCTGCGGTGGCGCCGATCCTCTACAACCTCGGCATCATCGCCGGCGCCCTGCTGTTGGCACCCACGATGGGCGTCTACGGGCTTGCTGTCGGCGTCATCGTCGGGGCAGCCGGACACGCCGGCATCCAGTTCGTCGGGCTCATTCGCCGCGGCATGCACTTCTCCCCCACGCTCTCGCGCCGTGTGCAGGGTCTGGGCGAGGTAGCTCGCCTCATGGCCCCGCGTCTGGTAGGCCAGGCAGCCTTCCAGATCAACTTCATCGTCATGACGAACTTCGCCTCCCGGCTTGGCGAGAGCAAGGTCTCGGCGATCAATTACGCCTACCAGGTCTTCATGCTGCCGCACGGCGTGCTGGCGCTTAGCCTCTCGACCGTGATCTTCCCGATGATGGCCCGCCAGTATGAGTTGAATCAGCTTGACGACCTCAAAGTAACCCTGCGCGGCGCGCTCGGCCCGCTCATCTTCCTCACCTTCCCGGCGTCGGTCGGGCTCTTCGCCTTCCGCACCAGCATCGTCCAGGTGCTCTTCCAGTTCGGCTCCTTCTCCGACGAGTCCACCCGGCTCGTCGCCCAGGCCCTCGCCTACTTCTCGGTGGGCCTGGTGGCATTCGCGGTCGTCGAGGCGGTCACGCGGGCCTTCTACGCCATGCACGACACCCGCACGCCGGTGACGGTCGCCATCGTGACCGTCATCGCCAACATAGCCCTCAGCGCCTATCTCGCGCCGCGCCTCGGGCACGGGGGACTGGCCCTCTCGATCGCACTTACCACCATCGTGGAGATGGCAATCCTGCTGACCGTCCTCTACCGGCGCATCGGCGGGCTCGGCCGGGGCCTGCTCGAATCGACGATCAAGGCAGCAGCAGCCACGGCGATCATGGCGGTCGTCGCCCTGCGCTTCGCCGGCCCGCTGGCACAGGTGACCGACCCGTCCGACGGACGGTCCATCGCGGGTATGGTCATGTTCGTCGTCACGCTGGGCGCCACCGGCATTACGTACCTCGTTTCCGCTTACTACCTGCGCGCGCCCGAGCTCTTCGAGACCCTCGACCGCGTCCGCTCCCGCCTGCGCCGCGCATGA